caccctttgaatagtgacacgaagctaggtccggccagaagatcgtaGGGTACTCCTGTTGCTTCAACAGAGAATTCAGACGCTTCTGTAATCACTCCTTGAGGTAGATCTGCCCGTTCACAGTCCCAGTGGCCACGAACGGCGCACTTTGTTTGCCACATGAGGAGATCGCTTGTCAAAACATGTATTTCTTGGACATGTTTTCATGTATGGACAAACCATGTGTTTTCAAACTTTGAAAATTTCTGCTTCCTCACTTCCTCGGGAACATCAAACTTGTGTTGTGCGATGGAGAACAGTAGCAGGAGACTTACATCATCATCTATTATTAGACAATAAGGTTTCGTCAGCATCTGGGTATACAGTTTCTGGGCCCGTGACTTTCCCACCGCAGTTtgccgttcgtcacgattttgagccttctgcactttgtacgtaCGCAGTCCCTCCTGGCCCTTGGTTCTCTGAACAAAAGACTGGGACAGGTTCAACTTTTTAGCCACATTCCTTGGCGAAGCATTGGGATTCCGCTTGAACGCTTTCACGACACGTGTgtgatcctgatcactaatagaacatccattctgaccgcatttctcCTTCCATTCGATagtttcgtagtaacgtttaatTCGCGACGTTGCTTTCCGGATGATACCATTTTTTGCTATTGTGTTATAATTTatctaaagttttttttcaaacaaacgtTATCCGGCCGGATAACGAGTAACTATTAAAAATTATCCAAgtagctgttcgatttttcgaacacttgacCTAAAATGGGTTGaacattatattttttaattctcaaacgTTTAGCTGGAGAAAGAAACTAAACTTTGGAGCAGGGGTACCATATacacagaataatctgtattcatctagatttttcagacttctGTAGTGAATCTGTAGttttttgacagttttttttgagttttatccagaatttacagatttttcaaaataacgttcCAATATGTGTTGTATCTTTAAGTCGATAATATTTTTCCcaattcaatttgatgtgtagattagtgatgaaacggatagtggtttggccgGATATCCAGCGGCCGGATATTCGACTCTTTATTAGCAAATACAAAATTAAAAGAAACGACATGTGGCAAATAAACGTTCAATGtaataatgaaatttttcgTTTAGAGTTTTCTATGAacgtatctatatatatatatatatatatatatatatatatatatatatatatatatatatatatatatatatatatatatatatatatatatatatatatatatatatatatatatatatatatatatatatatatatatatatatatatatatatatatatatatatatatatactgaacctactgaaccgatcaacatgaaaattggtatgtagaggtttttggggccgccgaaggttttcgtgatattttgagacccctccccctctctaaggggggctgccatacaaattaaacacacatttctacattactcgggaattaatcatgcaaatgaaacgaaattaggcatatcgaggttttagggtgcaataaatgtttttatggtcgTTAGACTCTCCagccccctctttaaggggggggggggtgctgccatacaaatgaaacacaaatttctgcattacgcgagaattaatcaatcaaacgaaaccaaatttgacatatggaggttttagggtgcaataaatgttcctatggtagttagatactccacccctctttttaagggggggggctgccatacaaatgaaacacaaatttctgcattactcgagaattaatcaatcaaatgaaaccaaatttggcatattgaggttttaggatgcaataaatgtttctatggtggttagatactccactcccctctctaaggggggctgccatacgaatgaaacacaaatttctgcattactcgagagttaatcaagcaaatggaaccaaattttgcatgtgaaggttttagggtgcattaaatgtttttacggtctAACCTCTACCACACTCTgtgagggggagctgccataaaaagttaaacggggtcgattagaagatcaatcaatgaacagttctgcgattggacccatgaacatgctcatagtaagaaaacgtgaatgtttgaaggtattgataacaaaaaacaaattttgggcgggacgaagtttgccgggtcagctagtatacatATTTTGCATCTGTTTACTTCACCCTGATCATGCTCAAATTAGTTGTtatgaaacattttttgaaattactgaaaatattttattttatcacaTACACAGAGATTTTAATCAAAGAAATGCGGATTTCGTCATTGATTTtgataatgaatttattttgctTCCAGTTGTGGGTGATAATAAGACTCTGCaacttatttttgataaaatagccggtctaggattgaatcaaataaacaatgtttataACGGACAGAAATGCTATTTGAACTTCTTGTCGACAAATATGACCGAATATTTCTGTGTGACTGAATCATCAACTCTACTTTGGAAAAAATGAAGCTTTCCACACAGCTTtcgaatattttatatttatagaaaacattcaaaaaccatttgattatgaatttgagAAAGTCTCTGATTACATATTTTTGGTTGTACTAACGTAAGGACATTCATCACTATTCACTcacgagacgcgacacggaactaggacacaacacttataatccttacaaaaATTCAATGGGTTCAAATTACCTTTTTTGTCGACCGGGCGACCggctcgatgttgcccatctactggacgaaaaaggtaatttgaacccttttaatgtttgtaaggattataagtgttgtgtcctagttccgtgtcgcgtctcgtgAGTGAATAGTaagtctctgattacactaaaTTAAACTTCCAATTAATTAGGTGTAGGCTTAACAACATCAATTGGCAGGGCatatttagaagtgtggaaaacattgaagttGCAGTGACGATTTTTCACTCGATAATCAAGGAAATTATAGAGGATGAGATACCAACAAGACGAAAAAGAAGAAACATAACCGCAAAATATCAGGTTTGGTTAAATCGaaacataaagaatctaaaaaataaaaaccagaaggcacataaaacttataagaaatacaaatttgacgcaaatattgaaaattatctgaacatttgcgaacagctcaactcaactgttaaaaaCGGCTTTGAAGATTGCAATCCAAAAACAGAGTCTGACATAAAGTCTTGCCCGGAAAGATTCATcaataacataaaaacaaaattaaaaagtaaCGGTTgtccatcacgcatgcaccttgaaGAAACCGCGGGGAATAACCCAGAAAAAAATGCATCCActttgcaatattttttcaagagTTTGATATTTAAACATAGGAGGACGACCGAGATCGTaatttctttgcatttcttccagaatttcgATGTGATGTTGGCGTCAGACAACTAACTTACAGTGAAATTTTAaacgcattaaataagcttgaCGGAAATCCACCGATACTTATAAAAAaattggcatctgaattaactcatccacttttatggcttttcaataattcattggaatcggaaaggttcccaaaaatatggaaatactCCTTTCTTGTACCAAATTATCGTGGAgcagcaattatttcttgcatccTAAAATTCTGTGAGgccataaaaaaatcataaactgTGTGAGTGgttctgccatagaaatgaaagacgaatttctgcattactcgaaaattaatcgagaaaatttaaccaaattaggcatctggaggttttagggtgcaatgaatgtttctatggtgattagactctctacccccctctctaaggggggtgacatacaaatgaaatacaaatttctgcattactcgagaattattcaaacaaatgaaaccaaattaagcatacggaggttttagggtgcaataaatgtctctaagatagttagacactccaccaccctctctaaggggggatgccatacaaatgaaagacaaatttctgcataactcgaaaactaatcgagcaaacggatgaaattttatagtaaaaaaataattttaaatggtAAATTGGAAAACcgatcaatgaacaattctgcgattggacccatgaacgtgcgttttgtaagaaaacgtggatgtgacgaaaaataaattttgggcgggacgaagtttgccgtgtcagctagttttttataaagaaaaattaataactttgagtagagttgagaAATTGTTTGCAAAgttttgcatcgcaaaatgttttgcAAATGCAAAatgtaagctctaaaagtcttctgaagacagtttgcatgtaaaatttgcaatataaaagtttaaagcaaaaaaatcgttttttatggtgaccctaaagcaaaaagcactatatcggttatttcaagagatagaaaaaaaactgcaaatttccacttaaatgcacctcctggatcattgtgcaatggtaatcaagttggaGCTCTGTACACTGACTCTAGTAATGTTTGCGATCGTGTTTATACACctactcaaaatgaaaggggtgtaagtgacatgttcgattttctcttcatcgtctttctctctttctcacaCGCATAGCATTTTGTTGTTTTGGTACAGTTTGCAATGAAGAGCTCCTCTAATTTACCCCAAATTTTGATCGAGGCTAGCGAAAACGGTTGAACGTATCAAAATGAAACGTTCAAGTAGTTTATTTATCTATTTGTCGCCAATCTAGGTAGACCAAAACACCCTTAAatctaattgaggggcttagaatgcaaggggtataagtgacttgatcgatttctcttcggcAAAAACGTTCctatttgagtttgctatagaacccgatagatgaggttctgacttaGCTTCCACAtagtcaaatacagctgggaatgagtttgcagctaagttaggaccgaaggagagagagagtcgatgtagagaaatcgatcaattcacttacacccctttcattctcaGCCCCTCAATTAGATTTAAGGGTGTTTTGGTCTACCTAGATTGGCGACAAATAGATAAATAAACTACTTGAACGTTTCATTTTGATACGTTCAACCGTTTTCGCTAGCCTCGATCAAAATTTGGGGTAAATTAGAGGAGCTCTTCATTGCAAACTGTACCAAAACaacaaaatgctatgcgtaccctCAAAATGAACGTAACTTGAGCTGAGTTTTAGTGTAGAAATGTTTCCAGTGGATTGATGCAAACAATACTGCCATTTATCTATAAATGATTCAGTTATAGGCGTTCAAAATCATTCAAGGATTCGTTACATGTTCAATGTTTGAGATTTATATTTTCACACCCTATACAAGCACCATCAAGCACAGTAAAGCGTAGTCCTATGATAAAATCGTGTACTTCACTCTCGGTTGGGTTCCGACATTTCCCCAACGATTTCGAAGTTTCGTTTCTGGATCTTTTTGGGTAAGATTTACTCTTGTTACCAAAAATAACACGATCCAAAAATTTTGAGCCCAGCGTGCTCAGCGCTTGTGGAAACGCTGCTAATGTTCCATTGAGGAACGACGATACGCATGTTTAGTGATAGGGTAGGAGCTATGATCGGATTGATGGTCTCATTAAACAACctcaaaaaaatcgttttattctGAAGAATTCCATCCGCGAATTGACGAATTGAGTTCCATAGAATATTTTTGTGGGACAGGACAGTAATGGTGTTCtatcaaaatatattttcacaTTTAAGTCATACGAGCAATGTGTTTGCTTCATCCAAAGTTACATCGACGCTGTAGATGACGGCCGAAACTTCCTCGACGCGGTAAGTAAAACCGAACCGGGTGAATTTGTAGTTTGTATCAATCCTGGGTAGCCGGGAAATATGACATGATATCCCGGGAACCACGTCGGAAGTGATGAACCCTGCAACTGAATGAAATTCTCTTTTTTGGGTCGATTGAGTTTCAAATCAATGTCGTAGAAACTGTCCAGCTTTTGGGGCTCTGCTTGTATTGCTTTTGTCGCTATTTTTTGCATGCtataataaatattttgcaGTTATGTTTGAACAGGATGAACTGGAAAGTGGCAAGCTTACCTCTTTTCCAGCACCACTTTGGCAGCAGTTTCACTTGGTGCCGGGACCAGACTTGCATTCAGTGCTATCTCAGCCGTTGCCCGATCCAAGCTGTTTATTGTGTTTATCTCTTCGACTGGAATGTTTTCAGGCACTATTGCGTCACCAGCGGCACCGACTATTTCCGTCGTGGGAACTGTCTCGGGAAATAAGCATTCAACAGTTTTTTCAGGAGAATCGGTCAGTGACACTCCCTTTTCTGTCAGTTCCATTATTTCTGCCATTTTTATGGCCTTATCCAATTCTTCCTCGGTTGGAGCAATGTACGTAAATTCCTGTGCTTCTTGATACTGCCTTCGAATATCCTCGCGTTCCTCTCTGGAATAGGGTCTTCTACTAGAAACGTGCTTTTTCCGTTCCTCAAGTAGTCTACGGTATTCTTTCTGGCACTCTGCACGTTGTTTATAATTATCGATTCTCTCGCGTCGAGCTAACTCACGCTGTGCCCGTCTTGCTTCAAAGTTGGGCGAAACATCACCCGGAGATTCCTTTATGCAACCCAACTCCGGTCGTAGACTTTTTCTTTGTCTAGCAGCGATCGCTTCCGCTTGTGCTATTTTTTCTTCGAACTCCCGATTTTCAAGAATCTCTCGATTCCACTCGGCAGTGACCTCTAGGAGTTGTCTCATTTTCGGACTTTGCGTTACACCATATCTCTCGCGAAACGCTGGCATGTCCAGCGTTTCAGTTTCTGCCAGAGGGCGACTTTCTCGGGTGTAAATTGTCTTGAGTCTCTCCAGAATTGCACCTTTCTTAGCTTTCAACTCCTGCATCTCGGCGGTCGCCTGCTGAAGCCGATTCAAATCGGCCCTCAGTGTTCCCGCAAACTGTTTCGTTGCAATCACTGAGGGTTCCTCGGGGAActcgtatatttttttctgcttaGGTTCTGCCCGAGTAGGTCTCTGGACAGGTTTGCGAATTGGCGTTTTAGCGGTAGTGGCCTTCGGTGAGGGTGTCGGGGCCCAGTCAACAAACTCTACGTCCCGTCCAGCGACCTTGTATGTGACGGCGGTCTCATCGAACTGAAGCTTCCGAACTGGCCTCGGTGGAGTGGGTGGTGTAGTTCGCAAAGTGGGAGGTTTTATCGTCGCAGTAGAACTAGGCGTGGTAGCGGGTCGGGTTCGGGTAAGTGGTGTTCTTAGCTGTGAATCTCCACGCGGGACCGATTTTGGGATGAGCTTAGGTGTTTTAATATACGCCGGTTTAGGCAGCAGTGATGTAGACACCACTCGAGCAACGGGGATTGCAACATGAGCAGTGGTTGGTGGTCGAAGTCTCGTTGGTTTTGGTATTGCGGCTAGCTTCGATGATCCTGGAAGTGGTATGAGTTTGGCTTCCCCCGGTCGGGGTAGCATTCTTCGAGGAGTTTTCAGCAGGATTTCGGTACTTGACGATGGTTTCTGTAGCGTAGAAGTTAGGAACTGCCTTTGAGCAAGTGGCGGAGCCAACCTTGAGCGGGACGGCGTTTTCGGAGGTGCGTTGCGACTCAATGGGAGTGCTGCTCCACTGGGCGCTCGGATGTCGCTACGAGGTGGTGCAAGTCCCCCTGGAGGAACACCAGAACCAGGTGGTCGAAGCTGTCGTGCTTGGCCAGGGTTGCGACTTGGCGGTTGTATTCTGCTGACGGTGGCTCTAGTGGGACTTTGACGGAGGTGCCGAGGCGAAATAATTTCGGTTAATTGAGGATTCATCACGTCTAAAATTTAAGTACTGGCAGGAGTTTACTGAATTGTGACTGATATtaaaacagataaaaaaaaacttgtaatgGCTTGCTTTGTCGCAAAGAGATGATGAAAATTTATAATTAAacatataatataataaatttgTAGTTTTCCATTTTATATAAAGAAACAACCCTTATCGCATTGATgtcataatattaaaatcacggCTTGTTTGATCAGTATGGCGATTTGTATAAG
The Toxorhynchites rutilus septentrionalis strain SRP chromosome 2, ASM2978413v1, whole genome shotgun sequence genome window above contains:
- the LOC129770284 gene encoding neurofilament heavy polypeptide-like; protein product: MNPQLTEIISPRHLRQSPTRATVSRIQPPSRNPGQARQLRPPGSGVPPGGLAPPRSDIRAPSGAALPLSRNAPPKTPSRSRLAPPLAQRQFLTSTLQKPSSSTEILLKTPRRMLPRPGEAKLIPLPGSSKLAAIPKPTRLRPPTTAHVAIPVARVVSTSLLPKPAYIKTPKLIPKSVPRGDSQLRTPLTRTRPATTPSSTATIKPPTLRTTPPTPPRPVRKLQFDETAVTYKVAGRDVEFVDWAPTPSPKATTAKTPIRKPVQRPTRAEPKQKKIYEFPEEPSVIATKQFAGTLRADLNRLQQATAEMQELKAKKGAILERLKTIYTRESRPLAETETLDMPAFRERYGVTQSPKMRQLLEVTAEWNREILENREFEEKIAQAEAIAARQRKSLRPELGCIKESPGDVSPNFEARRAQRELARRERIDNYKQRAECQKEYRRLLEERKKHVSSRRPYSREEREDIRRQYQEAQEFTYIAPTEEELDKAIKMAEIMELTEKGVSLTDSPEKTVECLFPETVPTTEIVGAAGDAIVPENIPVEEINTINSLDRATAEIALNASLVPAPSETAAKVVLEKSMQKIATKAIQAEPQKLDSFYDIDLKLNRPKKENFIQLQGSSLPTWFPGYHVIFPGYPGLIQTTNSPGSVLLTASRKFRPSSTASM